CGAACCTTTCCACCTATTTCGCGACCCGTAGAGAGTGAAATAGAGTTTATTCTCCTCCACCCAAAAATAAGGGAAACTCAGGCACAACGCTTCCTAAGGGGCGCGTCGTGGGAACTAAGTTTCAGAGAGGATTTGTCGGAATTCCGACAGATTTATCTTCGGGATCCAAATACTTCTGGGTAAGTTATGATAGGAAGCGTTCTGCCCGAGTTCCCGCATATTATCCCTATAGGTTTTCGAGCAGACTCTTTCGCTGTTGGGAAATTCGCACATTCTAAGATTTGGGGATGGGATTTTAAATTTCTCTCTACCATTCGGTTTTTGTAATTTAGAATCTTCTCAAAACGGAGTTCCCGTAGGGATAAGAAACTTTCAAATGAGAAAGAAAACCGGAATAGGTAAACCAACCGTGAGAACCGAATGTTTTTGGAGCTTTTTCGATATGCATTTCCTGGGCGGGCATAAAGCTGAATCCGATTAGGAAAAATCTATCTCCATTTCGGTTTTCCGACAAATCCAAAATCATGGAAACGTGTCCGATTCCTCCCGATTCATTTTGAACAAAAAGATCGCCCGGTCGTAACTCCTTTTCCGAAATGATCCTTCCTCCTTTTTTAAGGGAAAAAGAATTGGAAGATGCAAAGGCCTTTCTCAAAAAAGAAGAATAGGAAAGTCCGCTTTCGGAAAAGAACTTTCGATTTCCGTTATAATCAAAAAGATACAGACGGTTTAAACGGTTTTTTTGTTTATGATACTCCGCCCAAATGCGCATCGCATAATCTGCGCATTGTTCCAAATCGTCTTGAAACAAAAGGGGAATGTTTAAAACGGCAATCGTATCGTAACGTCGAACGATATTCTGTTTTTTATACGTCCAAAGCGTCCGCTCCGATTTTAGCGGAAGATTTTGCACAAAATCCGGAAAAGAATTCTTTTCAAATCGAACTCGTGTCGTTTCCGGTGGGAGTGGGATTTCATTCACTTTAGAAGGTTCGGCATCCAGACAACCGGAAACGGGAGGAAAAAAACCAAATACAATCAAAACGATTAAGGTCAATTTTAGAGCGAAGGATTTTGAAAACCGATTGAATGCTAAGATTCGTTTTTGAAATCGATCGGCGAAAGTTAAAATAGGTTCCATTACGATTCTTTCTTAAGAAAAATAAAGATCAGAGAGTTTTTGAAAAATTAATTTTTTCTCTGTTTCCGTTTCATTGAAATGGGCGATTAGAACCAGTTTTTAAACTCCACTATGGAATTTTTCAACAACTCTATTATAAAAAGTTAAGTCCATTTTTTAAGAAAGATTTTTGTAATTGATAAAAATATCCGCGCCGAAGGATATATTCAACACATAAATCTAATGTACGAATTGAACTTTCTATTTCTTTTTTCCGATTTTTTCCGCAAGATCCACCAACAGTCGAACCCCGTATCCGGTCGGTCCGTTTCCGATCTGAGTTCCGGACGCCTTTTTTCTCCAAGCTGCTCCCGCGATGTCGATGTGTGCCCAAGCGATTCCGGGATCCACGAATCTTTCTAAGAATTTTGCGGCGGATAAGGAGCCGCCCGCTCGTCCCGCGACGTTACGAATATCCGCGATATCGCTCTTTAAATCTTCCGAATATTCCTCCCAAAGAGGCATTTCCCAGATCCTTTCATCCGAAGAGGCCGACGCTTCTTTGAGCAGATTTGTGAGAGATTCCGAATTACTCATGACTCCGGCGGCCTCGTGTCCGAGAGAAATAATGATCGCTCCCGTTAGAGTTGCAAGATCCAACATGTAGTCCGGTTTGAATTTTTTTCCGACGTAGGAGAGGACGTCTCCTAAAACCAGACGGCCTTCCGCATCCGTATTTTGAACTTCTACCGTAATTCCGTTGTGAGCCGTGTAAACGTCTCCCGGTTTGATCGCGGCCGCATCCGGCATATTTTCCGCGACTCCGATTGCCGCGATAACCGGAACACCTAATCCCAGTTCGGCGATTGCGCCGATCGCATGGATGGCCGCGGCCGCTCCGCACATGTCGTATTTCATTTCGTGCATGTCTTGTGCGGGTTTGATACTGATTCCTCCGGAATCAAAGGTAAGACCTTTTCCGATGATTGCGAGTTTTTTCTTTGTGCTCGGTTTGGCAGGAGTATATTCTAGAAGAATCATCTTCGCCTTTTTATCCGAGCCTTCGCAGACCGAGAGAATTCCTCCCATCTTTTCTTTTTTCAATTGAGGTTCGTCAAAGACAGTGATTTTAAGTCCGTTGTCCTTTGCGATTTCTTTCGATCTAGAAACGAAGTCTTCCGGCGTGAAGTGATTTGCGGGAAGATGCGCGATAAAACGGGCTCCGTTGACATAGCGGCTGACCACTTTTCCCCGTCTGAGTCCTTTTTCGGCCTCTTTAACTTTTGCCGCGTCTTGGAGAATCAGGGAAACGTTTCCGATTTTCTTGGAGTTTTCTTTGAATTCCTTGGCGAGAACGTTGATCGCATAAGCTCCTTGTTCTAACGAGTTTATGATTTGATAGACGAGCAGATTTGCGGGAAGTGCGGTAGTAAGAATTTTCGGAAGATGAATTTCAAGACCCACTCCGTTCCATTTTCTGAGTTTTTCTCCGAAGGAGAAAAAGTGCTGGGCGATTCCTCTCGTTTTTACTTTGGAAGAATCGCCTAACCCTAAGTAGATGATTTTTTCGGTCTCGTCCGTGAATATTTGTCCGTTATCTCCTGTAAAAATTCCGGAGGAAGTTTGAAGCGAATATTTCG
The nucleotide sequence above comes from Leptospira weilii. Encoded proteins:
- a CDS encoding DUF4846 domain-containing protein, with translation MEPILTFADRFQKRILAFNRFSKSFALKLTLIVLIVFGFFPPVSGCLDAEPSKVNEIPLPPETTRVRFEKNSFPDFVQNLPLKSERTLWTYKKQNIVRRYDTIAVLNIPLLFQDDLEQCADYAMRIWAEYHKQKNRLNRLYLFDYNGNRKFFSESGLSYSSFLRKAFASSNSFSLKKGGRIISEKELRPGDLFVQNESGGIGHVSMILDLSENRNGDRFFLIGFSFMPAQEMHIEKAPKTFGSHGWFTYSGFLSHLKVSYPYGNSVLRRF
- a CDS encoding leucyl aminopeptidase family protein gives rise to the protein MKLDKNKIQTSIGKNPSKTFYKLQLLFKDHFPENLKTKYSLQTSSGIFTGDNGQIFTDETEKIIYLGLGDSSKVKTRGIAQHFFSFGEKLRKWNGVGLEIHLPKILTTALPANLLVYQIINSLEQGAYAINVLAKEFKENSKKIGNVSLILQDAAKVKEAEKGLRRGKVVSRYVNGARFIAHLPANHFTPEDFVSRSKEIAKDNGLKITVFDEPQLKKEKMGGILSVCEGSDKKAKMILLEYTPAKPSTKKKLAIIGKGLTFDSGGISIKPAQDMHEMKYDMCGAAAAIHAIGAIAELGLGVPVIAAIGVAENMPDAAAIKPGDVYTAHNGITVEVQNTDAEGRLVLGDVLSYVGKKFKPDYMLDLATLTGAIIISLGHEAAGVMSNSESLTNLLKEASASSDERIWEMPLWEEYSEDLKSDIADIRNVAGRAGGSLSAAKFLERFVDPGIAWAHIDIAGAAWRKKASGTQIGNGPTGYGVRLLVDLAEKIGKKK